In Hoeflea ulvae, one genomic interval encodes:
- a CDS encoding curli assembly protein CsgF yields MYLGFSGKDGRLPARAGLSAIVVALMVAASGTTAAGDLVYTPINPSFGGSPLNSSHLLSLANAQREATASDADDGLGSAGTVTDTETSDADLFVRQLQGRLLSALAAQVTEAIFGTDPQDGGLITFGDTTVAFERTLDSIALTITNTLDGTVTQIVVPQLLTSNN; encoded by the coding sequence ATGTATTTAGGGTTTTCAGGAAAAGACGGCAGGCTCCCGGCTCGGGCAGGGCTGTCCGCCATTGTTGTCGCCTTGATGGTCGCCGCAAGCGGAACCACGGCGGCAGGTGATCTGGTCTATACCCCGATCAACCCGTCCTTCGGTGGCAGCCCGCTCAATTCCTCGCATCTGCTGAGCCTTGCCAATGCGCAACGCGAAGCGACGGCGAGTGACGCGGATGACGGTCTTGGCAGCGCGGGCACGGTCACGGATACCGAGACATCCGACGCCGACCTGTTCGTGCGCCAGCTTCAGGGACGGCTGCTGTCCGCGCTTGCCGCCCAGGTCACCGAGGCGATCTTCGGCACCGATCCGCAGGACGGCGGCCTCATCACGTTTGGCGATACGACCGTTGCGTTCGAACGCACGCTCGATTCCATCGCCCTGACCATTACCAACACGCTTGACGGCACGGTGACGCAGATTGTCGTTCCGCAGCTGCTGACATCGAACAACTAG